The DNA region AACCAGCGCTCGACCGGGGGCAGCAGCACATTGAGCAGGCTGCCCATGTGCGAGGCCACCGGGTGGCCGGGAATCCAGTGCACGGCCACCCCGTCGACGTCGAATTGCACGTCGCGGGCGTGGATCTGGACTGGACCGGGATCGATCTCGCGCTCGGGTCGGTGTGGGCGCAGCATTCGAACACCTTTCTTGCTCGAATGCGTACTGTAGCGCGTAGCCAGTACTGGCGGTACCGGTTACCGGTACCGCACTCACCAGTTCAGGTAGCCGCCCTCGGGGCCCAGCATCCGCTCCAACCGGGTGCGGTTGATCCGCGCCAGCTCGTTGCGGACCACCTTGAGTTCGGTCTCCCGGTCGTGGTACAGCCGATCGGTGACGGTCGCCAACACCTCGCGCGCCGACAGCCCGGCGCAGCACATCACGAAGCCGAAGCCGAACTGCTCGAGATAACGCTGCGACGCGCGCTGCAGGCAGGCCATCACCTCGGCGTCCTCGTCCCAGATCGCGCATTGTTCGGCGTGGGATCTGAGACTGCGCGGTCGGCGCCCGATGTCGGGGTAGGCGACCATGATCTGATCGATCGCCTGATCGGACATGCTGAACAGCAGCTCGTCGGCGTGCCGAAACAACGCGTCGTGGCTGTCGTAGGGCCGGCCCGCGACCAGGTCGTGCGCCAGGATCACGCTGTTGCAGCACTCATAGAGCGCATGCACGGCCCTGCGCTCGGGCAACGCGTTGAACGCGTCGAGGCCCATCCCCTGATGCATCAGCACACCGGCATCATGAAGAACGGATGGGACAGCCGCGTTACCGCGTGTTACGGCGCTGAAAAATCAGTGCCCGCTGGTCTTGAAGCGCTCGATCGAGCGTTGCACCTCGGCCTCGGCCTCGGCCCGGCCGACCCAGTCGGCCGCCTTGACGAACTTGTTCGGCTCAAGGTCCTTGTAGTGCACGAAGAAGTGCTTGATGGCCTCGAGTTCGAAGCTCGAAACGTCGCCGATCTCTTGGACGTGGTCCCAGCGGACGTCCCCGGCGGGCACGCACAGCACCTTGTCGTCGCCGCCGGCCTCGTCGACCATCTTGAACATCCCGACGGGGCGGGCCTCGACGATCACGCCGGGGAACACCGACTGCGGCAGCAGCACCATGGCGTCCAGCGGATCGCCGTCCTCGCCCAGGGAGTCCTCGATGTAGCCGTAGTCGGCGGGGTACGCCATGGAGGTATAGAGGTAGCGGTCCAAGCGGATCCGACCGGAATCATGGTCGATCTCGTACTTGTTGCGCTGCCCCTTGGGGATCTCGATGGTGACGTCAAACTCCACCGGCACGTCTCCTTCGCATGGCTGATCGTCGAATCGTCGGACGTCACACTAGCGTGGGCGGCCCGGGCCCGGCGGGGCGATACCCTGCACTACATGCATCCGAACCGGTGGCGCCGTTCGACGCACCTGGCGATAGGTGCCGTGGTGCTCGTGGCGGTCGTCGCGGTGGTCACCGCCGCGCTGCTGTTCGTGGGGGACCGCCGCGCCGTCGAAGCGCTCGGTGCCACCCGGCCCGCGCCG from Mycolicibacterium sp. MU0053 includes:
- a CDS encoding 2-oxo-4-hydroxy-4-carboxy-5-ureidoimidazoline decarboxylase, with the protein product MHQGMGLDAFNALPERRAVHALYECCNSVILAHDLVAGRPYDSHDALFRHADELLFSMSDQAIDQIMVAYPDIGRRPRSLRSHAEQCAIWDEDAEVMACLQRASQRYLEQFGFGFVMCCAGLSAREVLATVTDRLYHDRETELKVVRNELARINRTRLERMLGPEGGYLNW
- a CDS encoding inorganic diphosphatase, with protein sequence MEFDVTIEIPKGQRNKYEIDHDSGRIRLDRYLYTSMAYPADYGYIEDSLGEDGDPLDAMVLLPQSVFPGVIVEARPVGMFKMVDEAGGDDKVLCVPAGDVRWDHVQEIGDVSSFELEAIKHFFVHYKDLEPNKFVKAADWVGRAEAEAEVQRSIERFKTSGH